GCACCGGCTTTGATTAAATCACGGAGAACATCAGGCTTTAAGGTTGCAGGGCCAACTGTGGCAACAATTTTGGTTCGACGGGATAGATTTTGCAGTTCCATAGATATTCTCAACAAGCACGCTTGAGGAAGCCACAAAAGTGGGTAAACAACAGTTTTTGCTATCTTCTCATAAATTCGGTGCTTAGCAAGTAGCGGGATGGGAGAAACTACAAAGATTTTACCCGAACTCTATCCCGCTTTAAAAAATTTGATTGTTTGGAGATAGTCTAACCAAAAAGGGTTTCCAAATAAACCTGAGCGCAACTGCGATAGGTTTGCGAACTTTGTTTCACCTTATTTTGACTATTTTGGAGCAAAAAGAGGGATAAAGCAGCGGCTAACAGACGATCTTGATCCCAATTCGGATTTTCTGCCAGGTAGGTTTGTAAGGACTCGTGAAGTTCTTGGGGAATTTTGGCGGAAAGACTAACATTTGTATTCACAGCGACCCTCCAATGGTACTTAGCTGTTGTTTATGATACTAGGCGATTCAATATTGACCCAGTCGCTCTATTGTCGTCTATTAGGGGGGCAACTTGTCAATGCTGAGAAATATTACGCTGTTTACTTGTTGAAATAAAAGGAAACGGAAAAATGGGGGATGCAGATGATTATTTGTCATAATACTTAATAAAAACTCAGTGTGTACCCAGCGTTTTGTTCCCCCGTTAAAATGAAGTGAGGGTTTTTCTCGCCTTGGATGAGAAGGTTCTCAGCAAAGGAAAATAGAGAACTAAAATAAGAATTGCAAATCTATTTTGATTTTGGAATGTTTGAGGAAATTGCCAGCGCGATCGCGCAACAAGACTACAATACTGCTCATCAACTCCTAAATACCCTCAAACAAAAATATCGGGATCACCCTTGGTTACTATTTTACACGGCACAAATTGAGCAAGCCAACGGAAACATTGAAACCGCTAGAAATACCTATATTTCAGTGCTTCAAAGCAGTAGCAATCGGAAACTACTGTGGCAAGCCCGAGAAGCCCTCCGTCACCTCGAAAGCAGTCCAAGGCAACAGCAGAACTACCAAAGCCAAGAAGCCCTCGGGGAAGACGAGTTAGCGGTTTTTGTGTTAAGCGCTGTTCCCACCGAGGAAAAGAAAGTAGCTGCCCAAACTCTTGCTACCACCTTTCAAATAGATCCCTATAATGCCCGCTTACAACTTCCTAGTCGAGGATGGCGACTCTTTCGGAGTGGGGGAAGGCAAGAACTCCTCCATTACAGTAAAGTGTTACAAGAAGCCAATATTCCCTGTTTTTATCTTCCCCTTGATACTCTAGAGAGTCTTTATGTTTTTCAAGTACAATACCTTCGTTGTGAAGGAGAGACGGTAACTGCTCGTTGTTCTCTCAGTAATGGTCAAGAGGGGAGTTTAACGTTTCCATGGTCAGAAATTAGCGCGAAAGTTACAGGGCGAGTTCCCATTTTTGAAGAAATTCTTACTAAAAAT
This window of the Euhalothece natronophila Z-M001 genome carries:
- a CDS encoding DUF2811 domain-containing protein: MNTNVSLSAKIPQELHESLQTYLAENPNWDQDRLLAAALSLFLLQNSQNKVKQSSQTYRSCAQVYLETLFG